A window of Fragaria vesca subsp. vesca linkage group LG7, FraVesHawaii_1.0, whole genome shotgun sequence contains these coding sequences:
- the LOC101312210 gene encoding F-box protein CPR30-like has translation MSATLKQLRHPDLYVPDILEDILLSLPVKSLKRFQGVSKTWTAFISHPYFIQKHLTHLMKSNNNSLNLLLETRPLRSICTSLKDLKEDDAAPIATRELAYPVMTPTSSVVIFGSVNGLICLEFDKTDIVLWNPSTGESKLLPQNTIVHHVHDHASVFYGFGYDSKSEDYKVMRGYFEIEFSSDGLSQYPKAIVEVFSLKSGSWRTQADYSDSAIEGQGCLVNETLNWVDYNVHAPLVRSFDLGEEKFSENIQCLCSIMRANSTFVGGILNIKNRLAVYSLTIDTFNEYKIWVKRNGGGHDSWTEVANVISDQFLTPVWISESGDEVLAIVGNIVAWYSPKEKRFTKATETLDYSFGATTYIETLVSPLTGSVAVSAGESSGMAASTPAKEGGKEEVAVTIETTN, from the exons ATGTCGGCCACCTTGAAACAACTTCGTCATCCTGACTTGTACGTCCCAGATATCCTCGAGGATATACTACTATCGCTTCCTGTAAAGTCCTTGAAACGATTTCAAGGAGTTTCAAAGACGTGGACCGCTTTCATTTCGCATCCGTATTTCATACAAAAGCACCTGACTCACTTGATGAAGAGCAACAACAACAGTCTGAACCTCCTTCTCGAAACCAGGCCTCTCCGGTCCATTTGTACATCGTTGAAGGATTTGAAGGAAGATGACGCTGCTCCTATTGCCACCAGAGAGCTTGCTTATCCGGTAATGACCCCAACTTCAAGTGTGGTTATCTTTGGTTCTGTCAATGGCTTAATTTGTCTTGAATTTGACAAAACTGACATAGTCCTATGGAACCCTTCTACCGGAGAGTCAAAGTTGTTACCGCAAAATACCATTGTTCATCATGTCCATGATCATGCTTCAGTTTTCTATGGGTTCGGTTATGACTCCAAGTCCGAAGATTACAAGGTGATGCGAGGCTATTTCGAGATTGAGTTTTCTAGTGATGGGTTGTCACAGTATCCGAAAGCCATCGTTGAGGTCTTTTCACTGAAAAGTGGATCGTGGAGGACGCAAGCCGACTACTCGGATTCGGCTATTGAAGGTCAGGGATGCTTGGTGAATGAAACTCTGAATTGGGTAGATTATAATGTTCATGCACCACTGGTGAGGTCTTTTGATTTAGGGGAAGAGAAATTTTCGGAGAATATCCAATGTCTATGTTCTATTATGAGAGCAAATAGTACTTTTGTTGGGGGAATTTTGAACATTAAGAATCGTCTAGCTGTGTACTCTTTAACTATCGACACTTTCAATGAATACAAAATATGGGTGAAGAGGAATGGCGGGGGACATGATTCTTGGACTGAAGTCGCGAATGTGATTTCAGACCAATTTTTGACACCAGTTTGGATTTCAGAGAGTGGTGATGAAGTTCTTGCAATTGTTGGTAACATTGTAGCGTGGTACAGTCCAAAGGAGAAGAGATTTACAAAAGCCACCGAGACACTTGATTATAGTTTTGGAGCGACTACATATATAGAGACTTTAGTTTCACCCCTAACCGGCAGTGTCGCAG TCTCGGCAGGTGAAAGCAGTGGAATGGCAGCAAGCACACCGGCGAAGGAAGGTGGAAAAGAGGAGGTTGCTGTGACCATAGAAACTACCAACTAG